One genomic region from Chitinivibrionia bacterium encodes:
- a CDS encoding SUMF1/EgtB/PvdO family nonheme iron enzyme, whose translation MKLTALLKSLALTALFTVSAFAQITVANWNAEAISIATAADLRELATRVNGGNNFSGRTITLANNIDLDGTPEWVPIGNTEARAFMGTFDGNGRTVSGVKINNTSTDGNLGFFGVVGNSGVVRNLSLNVNINGNNLVGAIAAINRGTIEEVRASGRVVAPIVGGLVAENRGIIRNFYSTTLVVPATAEDNLPAIFRFPLNPNEGDVFVFNTHGMSMEFVYVAPGTFMFGACASTTPATAGTSRTISTGFWIGRYPVTQAQYLAVMGSFPVAQLFPDRPSDPVTNVSWNDITAANGFLARIGARLPTSEEWEFAARGGNRRGGNNGSVDFIWAGSDDVNAVAWYWNHPNRPGGTNNTQPVGGLAANELGIHDMSGNVWEWTNTALGSNRVIRGGCWSTGAGNSRVVFGGSNNSPDDRWFSRGFRVAISPQLLAMAVSAQTAENFGGGAVGVNFGTIENGYSTGSIWVNSLSAQSTIGGLVGQNQGTITHSFFDSQRSGRSDNDGRGIPRTTAQMRQRTTFAHWDIENIWGMDALMYDGAPFLRTFYPLSRAKFTIDGQRTAVSPAPANLISSAMPYTGINLHTGSPIQPNVQIEYNGEPLTLGTDFELEFNDNTAISNNTNPARMRIIGMGDFAGTTLGYNFFITDPRDIRATTVSSIPDQIHRGTQQIRPQVVVRDFNNQLILQEDTDYFLDFGANNTIGNNAGSVRIIGDGIYQGEERTVRFNIVEARPINTTNTT comes from the coding sequence ATGAAACTAACCGCCTTGCTAAAATCATTGGCGCTGACAGCACTCTTTACTGTTAGCGCGTTCGCCCAAATTACCGTTGCCAACTGGAACGCTGAAGCCATCAGCATAGCAACCGCCGCCGACCTCCGAGAATTGGCTACCAGAGTAAACGGCGGCAATAACTTCTCAGGCAGAACAATAACACTTGCAAATAATATTGACTTAGATGGTACGCCTGAGTGGGTGCCGATTGGCAATACAGAGGCGCGGGCATTTATGGGAACATTCGACGGCAACGGACGAACTGTTAGTGGTGTAAAAATCAACAACACGAGCACAGACGGTAATCTTGGCTTCTTCGGCGTTGTCGGCAACAGTGGAGTAGTGCGTAATTTATCGCTCAACGTAAATATTAATGGCAACAATTTGGTAGGTGCGATTGCGGCGATAAATCGAGGAACGATTGAAGAAGTTCGTGCTTCGGGTAGAGTTGTCGCGCCGATTGTTGGCGGATTGGTTGCTGAAAATCGAGGGATTATAAGGAATTTCTATTCCACAACACTGGTAGTGCCTGCCACTGCGGAAGATAATTTACCTGCAATATTTCGTTTTCCGCTAAATCCAAACGAGGGTGATGTTTTTGTGTTTAATACTCACGGTATGAGTATGGAATTTGTTTATGTTGCACCGGGGACTTTTATGTTTGGTGCCTGTGCCTCAACAACTCCTGCTACGGCGGGTACCAGCCGTACAATAAGTACCGGGTTCTGGATAGGTAGGTATCCCGTAACGCAAGCGCAATATTTAGCCGTAATGGGTTCTTTTCCGGTAGCGCAGTTATTTCCCGATCGTCCAAGTGATCCTGTAACGAATGTTTCTTGGAACGACATAACAGCAGCAAACGGCTTTTTAGCACGGATCGGAGCAAGATTACCGACAAGTGAAGAATGGGAATTTGCTGCTCGTGGTGGAAATCGGCGCGGTGGCAATAATGGCAGTGTTGATTTTATTTGGGCAGGTAGTGATGATGTCAATGCCGTTGCTTGGTATTGGAATCATCCGAATCGTCCTGGTGGCACAAACAATACTCAACCGGTCGGAGGTTTGGCGGCAAATGAATTAGGTATTCACGATATGAGCGGTAATGTGTGGGAATGGACGAACACTGCATTGGGCTCTAATCGCGTGATACGCGGCGGCTGTTGGAGCACTGGCGCGGGGAACTCGCGGGTTGTTTTTGGGGGCAGCAACAACTCCCCAGACGACCGGTGGTTCAGCCGCGGTTTCCGGGTGGCTATCTCCCCGCAATTACTTGCAATGGCGGTATCGGCGCAAACAGCCGAAAATTTTGGCGGCGGTGCGGTAGGTGTAAATTTCGGCACGATTGAGAACGGTTATTCGACGGGTAGTATTTGGGTAAATAGTTTATCCGCTCAATCTACTATCGGCGGTCTTGTCGGACAAAACCAAGGCACCATCACCCACTCGTTCTTCGACAGCCAACGAAGCGGTCGCTCCGACAATGACGGCAGAGGTATTCCACGCACCACCGCACAAATGCGCCAACGAACGACATTTGCGCATTGGGACATAGAAAACATCTGGGGAATGGATGCGCTTATGTATGACGGCGCCCCGTTTTTACGGACATTTTATCCTCTCTCCCGCGCTAAATTCACCATTGACGGACAACGAACAGCAGTAAGCCCTGCACCTGCAAATCTTATATCTTCGGCAATGCCTTACACAGGAATAAATCTCCACACCGGAAGCCCAATTCAGCCGAATGTGCAAATTGAATACAACGGAGAACCGCTCACTCTCGGCACAGATTTTGAACTTGAATTCAACGACAATACCGCCATAAGCAACAATACAAATCCTGCGAGAATGCGAATTATCGGTATGGGAGATTTTGCGGGAACAACGCTTGGGTATAACTTTTTCATTACCGACCCTCGCGACATCCGCGCCACCACCGTCTCCTCAATCCCCGACCAAATCCATCGAGGAACACAGCAAATCCGCCCGCAAGTAGTAGTTAGAGATTTCAATAATCAGCTTATTCTTCAAGAAGACACCGACTATTTTCTTGATTTCGGCGCCAATAACACCATCGGCAATAACGCTGGTAGCGTTAGAATAATCGGCGACGGGATTTATCAAGGGGAAGAGCGGACTGTTCGGTTTAACATCGTCGAAGCGAGACCTATAAATACCACAAACACCAC